Proteins found in one Muntiacus reevesi chromosome 2, mMunRee1.1, whole genome shotgun sequence genomic segment:
- the DDX21 gene encoding nucleolar RNA helicase 2 isoform X1, whose translation MPGKLLSDADLESDVAVAKVEMPRKQNEKKGKKEKLKSSKTEEAAEEKEEMISSKAKKVKKKETSEDDGDSPKSKKTKKKEEPSLDDIISPKTKSSKKSKEPCEKTVVSPKTKKVIKNEEPSEEELGTPKPKKMKKEKEINGEIQEKSPNLKNGFPDSGPDSNSKEAASEENSELKQEMTVEQKEGAFSNFPISEETIKLLKARGVTFLFPIQAKTFHHVYSGKDLIAQARTGTGKTFSFAIPLVEKLLGELQDRKRGRAPQVLVLAPTRELASQVSRDFSDITKKLAVACFYGGTPYGGQIERMKNGIDILVGTPGRIKDHLQNGKLDLSKLKHVVLDEVDQMLDMGFADQVEEILCVAYKKDSEDNPQTLLFSATCPYWVFNVAKKYMKSTYEQVDLIGKKTQKTAITVEHLAIKCHWTQRAAVIGDVIRVYSGFQGRTIIFCETKKEAQELSQNVAIRQDAQSLHGDIPQKQREITLKGFRNGDFGVLVATNVAARGLDIPEVDLVVQSSPPKDVESYIHRSGRTGRAGRTGVCICFYQHKEEYQLVQVEQKAGIKFKRIGVPSATEIIKASSKDAIRLLDSVPPTAIGHFKQSAEKLIEEKGAVEALAAALAHISGATSVDQRSLINSEAGFVTMILRCSIEMPNISYAWKELKEQLGEDIDSKVKGMVFLKGKQGVCFDIPTASVTEVQEKWHDSRRWQLSVATEQPELEGPREGYRNFRGQREGSRGFRGQREGNRGVRGQRERSRSFRGQRSGGGNKSNRFQNKGQKRSFNKAFGQ comes from the exons ATGCCGGGGAAACTTCTTAGTGACGCGGATTTGGAGTCAGACGTAGCCGTGGCAAAAGTGGAGATGCCgcgaaaacaaaatgagaag aaaggtaaaaaagagaagctaaaatcTAGTAAGACTGAAGAGGcagcagaagaaaaggaagaaatgatttCTTCCAAAgctaaaaaggttaaaaagaaagagacttcTGAGGATGACGGGGATTCTCCTAAatctaaaaagacaaaaaagaaagaggagccaTCTCTAGATGACATTATTTCTCCTAAAACTAAAAGTTCGAAAAAATCAAAGGAGCCTTGTGAAAAGACAGTTGTTTCTCCTAAAaccaaaaaagttataaaaaatgaaGAACCTTCTGAGGAAGAATTGGGTACACCTAAGcccaaaaagatgaagaaagaaaaagaaataaatggagaaattcaAGAGAAAAGCCCCAACCTCAAGAATGGATTCCCTGACTCTGGACCTGACTCCAACTCCAAGGAAGCTGCCAGTGAAGAAAACAGTGAGTTAAAGCAG GAAATGACTGTGGAGCAAAAAGAAGGAGCTTTCTCTAATTTTCCCATATCTGAAGAAACTATTAAACTTCTTAAAG CCCGTGGGGTGACCTTCCTGTTTCCTATACAAGCAAAGACGTTTCACCATGTCTATAGTGGGAAGGATTTGATTGCACAGGCACGGACAGGAACTGGAAAGACATTCTCCTTTGCTATCCCTTTGGTTGAGAAACTTCTTGGAGAACTGCAAGACCGGAAGAGAGGGCGTGCCCCTCAG gtaCTGGTTCTTGCACCCACAAGGGAGTTGGCAAGTCAAGTAAGCAGAGACTTCAGTGACATCACAAAAAAGCTGGCAGTAGCCTGTTTTTATGGTGGAACTCCCTATGGAGGACAAA TTGAACGCATGAAGAATGGGATCGATATCCTGGTTGGGACACCAGGTCGTATCAAAGACCACCTGCAGAATGGCAAGCTAGATCTCTCCAAACTTAAGCATGTTGTCCTGGATGAAGTTGATCAGATGTTGGATATGGGCTTTGCTGATCAAGTGGAAGAGATTTTATGTGTAGCATACAAGAAAG atTCAGAAGACAATCCTCAAACATTGCTTTTTTCTGCAACTTGCCCCTATTGGGTGTTTAATGTTGCCAAGAAATACATGAAATCTACATATGAACAAGTGGACCTAATTGGTAAAAAGACACAGAAAACGGCAATAACTGTAGAG CATCTGGCTATCAAGTGCCACTGGACTCAGAGGGCAGCAGTTATTGGAGACGTTATCCGAGTGTACAGTGGTTTTCAAGGGCGCACTATCATATTTTGTGAAACGAAGAAAGAAGCCCAGGAGTTGTCACAGAATGTGGCTATAAGACAG GATGCCCAGTCGTTACATGGAGACATTCCACAGAAGCAAAGGGAAATCACCCTGAAGGGTTTTAGAAATGGTGATTTTGGAGTTTTGGTTGCGACCAATGTTGCTGCACGTGGGTTAGACATCCCCGAGGTTGATCTGGTTGTTCAAAGTTCTCCACCAAAG GATGTTGAATCCTACATTCATCGTTCTGGGCGAACAGGTAGAGCTGGGAGAACCGGGGTTTGCATCTGCTTTTACCAACACAAAGAAGAATACCAGTTAGTCCAAGTGGAGCAGAAAGCG ggaattaaatttaaacGAATAGGTGTTCCTTCTGCAACAGAGATAATAAAAGCTTCTAGCAAAGATGCCATTag GCTCTTGGACTCTGTGCCTCCCACTGCGATTGGTCACTTCAAGCAATCAGCCGAGAAGCTGattgaggagaagggggctgtgGAAGCCCTGGCAGCAGCCCTCGCCCACATTTCCGGTGCCACGTCGGTAGACCAGCGCTCCTTGATCAACTCAGAAGCG GGCTTTGTGACCATGATCTTGCGGTGCTCAATTGAAATGCCAAACATTAGTTATGCTTGGAAAGAACTTAAAGAGCAGCTGGGTGAGGATATTGATTCCAAAGTGAAGGGAATGGTCTTTCTCAAAGGAAAGCAG GGTGTTTGCTTTGATATCCCTACTGCGTCAGTAACAGAAGTACAG GAAAAGTGGCATGATTCACGGCGCTGGCAGCTTTCTGTGGCCACGGAGCAACCAGAGCTGGAAGGTCCACGGGAAGGATATCGCAACTTCCGAGGACAGCGGGAAGGCAGTCGAGGCTTCAGGGGACAGCGCGAGGGCAACCGAGGTGTCAGGGGACAGCGGGAAAGAAGTCGAAGCTTCAGAGGACAGCGATCAGGAGGTGGCAACAAAAGTAACAGATTCCAAAACAAAGGCCAGAAGCGGAGTTTTAATAAAGCATTTGGACAGTAA
- the DDX21 gene encoding nucleolar RNA helicase 2 isoform X2, producing MISSKAKKVKKKETSEDDGDSPKSKKTKKKEEPSLDDIISPKTKSSKKSKEPCEKTVVSPKTKKVIKNEEPSEEELGTPKPKKMKKEKEINGEIQEKSPNLKNGFPDSGPDSNSKEAASEENSELKQEMTVEQKEGAFSNFPISEETIKLLKARGVTFLFPIQAKTFHHVYSGKDLIAQARTGTGKTFSFAIPLVEKLLGELQDRKRGRAPQVLVLAPTRELASQVSRDFSDITKKLAVACFYGGTPYGGQIERMKNGIDILVGTPGRIKDHLQNGKLDLSKLKHVVLDEVDQMLDMGFADQVEEILCVAYKKDSEDNPQTLLFSATCPYWVFNVAKKYMKSTYEQVDLIGKKTQKTAITVEHLAIKCHWTQRAAVIGDVIRVYSGFQGRTIIFCETKKEAQELSQNVAIRQDAQSLHGDIPQKQREITLKGFRNGDFGVLVATNVAARGLDIPEVDLVVQSSPPKDVESYIHRSGRTGRAGRTGVCICFYQHKEEYQLVQVEQKAGIKFKRIGVPSATEIIKASSKDAIRLLDSVPPTAIGHFKQSAEKLIEEKGAVEALAAALAHISGATSVDQRSLINSEAGFVTMILRCSIEMPNISYAWKELKEQLGEDIDSKVKGMVFLKGKQGVCFDIPTASVTEVQEKWHDSRRWQLSVATEQPELEGPREGYRNFRGQREGSRGFRGQREGNRGVRGQRERSRSFRGQRSGGGNKSNRFQNKGQKRSFNKAFGQ from the exons atgatttCTTCCAAAgctaaaaaggttaaaaagaaagagacttcTGAGGATGACGGGGATTCTCCTAAatctaaaaagacaaaaaagaaagaggagccaTCTCTAGATGACATTATTTCTCCTAAAACTAAAAGTTCGAAAAAATCAAAGGAGCCTTGTGAAAAGACAGTTGTTTCTCCTAAAaccaaaaaagttataaaaaatgaaGAACCTTCTGAGGAAGAATTGGGTACACCTAAGcccaaaaagatgaagaaagaaaaagaaataaatggagaaattcaAGAGAAAAGCCCCAACCTCAAGAATGGATTCCCTGACTCTGGACCTGACTCCAACTCCAAGGAAGCTGCCAGTGAAGAAAACAGTGAGTTAAAGCAG GAAATGACTGTGGAGCAAAAAGAAGGAGCTTTCTCTAATTTTCCCATATCTGAAGAAACTATTAAACTTCTTAAAG CCCGTGGGGTGACCTTCCTGTTTCCTATACAAGCAAAGACGTTTCACCATGTCTATAGTGGGAAGGATTTGATTGCACAGGCACGGACAGGAACTGGAAAGACATTCTCCTTTGCTATCCCTTTGGTTGAGAAACTTCTTGGAGAACTGCAAGACCGGAAGAGAGGGCGTGCCCCTCAG gtaCTGGTTCTTGCACCCACAAGGGAGTTGGCAAGTCAAGTAAGCAGAGACTTCAGTGACATCACAAAAAAGCTGGCAGTAGCCTGTTTTTATGGTGGAACTCCCTATGGAGGACAAA TTGAACGCATGAAGAATGGGATCGATATCCTGGTTGGGACACCAGGTCGTATCAAAGACCACCTGCAGAATGGCAAGCTAGATCTCTCCAAACTTAAGCATGTTGTCCTGGATGAAGTTGATCAGATGTTGGATATGGGCTTTGCTGATCAAGTGGAAGAGATTTTATGTGTAGCATACAAGAAAG atTCAGAAGACAATCCTCAAACATTGCTTTTTTCTGCAACTTGCCCCTATTGGGTGTTTAATGTTGCCAAGAAATACATGAAATCTACATATGAACAAGTGGACCTAATTGGTAAAAAGACACAGAAAACGGCAATAACTGTAGAG CATCTGGCTATCAAGTGCCACTGGACTCAGAGGGCAGCAGTTATTGGAGACGTTATCCGAGTGTACAGTGGTTTTCAAGGGCGCACTATCATATTTTGTGAAACGAAGAAAGAAGCCCAGGAGTTGTCACAGAATGTGGCTATAAGACAG GATGCCCAGTCGTTACATGGAGACATTCCACAGAAGCAAAGGGAAATCACCCTGAAGGGTTTTAGAAATGGTGATTTTGGAGTTTTGGTTGCGACCAATGTTGCTGCACGTGGGTTAGACATCCCCGAGGTTGATCTGGTTGTTCAAAGTTCTCCACCAAAG GATGTTGAATCCTACATTCATCGTTCTGGGCGAACAGGTAGAGCTGGGAGAACCGGGGTTTGCATCTGCTTTTACCAACACAAAGAAGAATACCAGTTAGTCCAAGTGGAGCAGAAAGCG ggaattaaatttaaacGAATAGGTGTTCCTTCTGCAACAGAGATAATAAAAGCTTCTAGCAAAGATGCCATTag GCTCTTGGACTCTGTGCCTCCCACTGCGATTGGTCACTTCAAGCAATCAGCCGAGAAGCTGattgaggagaagggggctgtgGAAGCCCTGGCAGCAGCCCTCGCCCACATTTCCGGTGCCACGTCGGTAGACCAGCGCTCCTTGATCAACTCAGAAGCG GGCTTTGTGACCATGATCTTGCGGTGCTCAATTGAAATGCCAAACATTAGTTATGCTTGGAAAGAACTTAAAGAGCAGCTGGGTGAGGATATTGATTCCAAAGTGAAGGGAATGGTCTTTCTCAAAGGAAAGCAG GGTGTTTGCTTTGATATCCCTACTGCGTCAGTAACAGAAGTACAG GAAAAGTGGCATGATTCACGGCGCTGGCAGCTTTCTGTGGCCACGGAGCAACCAGAGCTGGAAGGTCCACGGGAAGGATATCGCAACTTCCGAGGACAGCGGGAAGGCAGTCGAGGCTTCAGGGGACAGCGCGAGGGCAACCGAGGTGTCAGGGGACAGCGGGAAAGAAGTCGAAGCTTCAGAGGACAGCGATCAGGAGGTGGCAACAAAAGTAACAGATTCCAAAACAAAGGCCAGAAGCGGAGTTTTAATAAAGCATTTGGACAGTAA